The Halobellus sp. MBLA0158 genome has a window encoding:
- a CDS encoding ABC transporter permease produces MSPLANMKPIRRLRNHYLFRNLRSSLRLYLEDRLTVVFLLAFLFVLFLAAVGPQLAPYDPNKIFIVNGEIAQLEPPSATHPLGTTSRGQDVLSRLLIGARPTITTGLFGGAIIVGIGTLIGVTAGYYGGRVDDVLMRFTDFAFGIPLIPTAIVLAAYFGVGFWSTILVIGVLLWRNNARVFRSQVLQIREREHVQAAKMLGASDLYIITRHILPNIGGMIVLFFALGTGLTILISASLAFLGFANLELPTWGLMLRNAYQSGYMTDAWWWTLTTGFAISLTVLSIFMLGRGYERVHETDISEFGE; encoded by the coding sequence ATGAGCCCTCTTGCCAATATGAAACCCATACGCAGGCTGAGGAATCACTATCTCTTCCGGAATCTCCGATCGTCGCTCCGGCTGTACCTCGAAGACCGGCTGACAGTCGTGTTCCTCCTCGCGTTCCTCTTCGTCCTGTTTCTGGCGGCCGTCGGCCCGCAGCTCGCGCCGTACGACCCGAACAAGATCTTCATCGTCAACGGCGAGATCGCCCAGTTGGAGCCGCCGTCGGCGACGCACCCGCTGGGGACGACCTCCCGCGGCCAGGACGTGCTCTCGCGGCTCCTGATCGGGGCCCGACCGACGATCACGACGGGGCTCTTCGGCGGCGCGATCATCGTCGGCATCGGGACGCTGATCGGCGTGACCGCGGGCTACTACGGCGGTCGCGTCGACGACGTGCTGATGCGCTTTACCGACTTCGCGTTCGGCATCCCGCTGATCCCGACCGCGATCGTGCTGGCGGCGTACTTCGGCGTCGGCTTCTGGAGCACGATCCTCGTGATCGGCGTGTTGCTGTGGCGGAACAACGCCCGCGTCTTTCGGTCGCAGGTCCTCCAGATCAGGGAGCGCGAGCACGTCCAGGCCGCGAAGATGCTCGGCGCGAGCGACCTCTACATCATCACGCGACACATCCTGCCGAACATCGGCGGGATGATCGTCCTCTTCTTCGCGCTCGGCACGGGGCTCACGATCCTGATCAGCGCCTCGCTTGCGTTCCTCGGCTTCGCGAACCTCGAACTGCCGACTTGGGGCCTGATGCTTCGGAACGCCTACCAGTCCGGCTATATGACCGACGCGTGGTGGTGGACCCTCACGACCGGGTTCGCCATCTCGCTGACGGTGCTTTCGATCTTTATGCTGGGACGCGGCTACGAACGAGTCCACGAAACTGACATCTCGGAGTT
- a CDS encoding thioredoxin family protein, with product MQPDPDDLYDRLRAEGLFAESDGDLIVTDAFAAARADASDRVDSLDDDAREDLLADYANEERVPREDLASSPDLLADAVAVFETTETLDRPTSVLVAQSIRRSEAAADEPVPSGFLSLSAEEIEPFIEQHAASVLYFWRDDCEPCESVKRDFETVLDRNRIPESVGFAAVYGPDYVDTLREEYEVGAAPTILFCAGGEIDSRYVGTPGVDALETELSVLLDEAGV from the coding sequence ATGCAACCGGACCCCGACGACCTCTACGACAGACTCCGCGCGGAGGGCCTCTTCGCCGAGTCCGACGGCGACCTGATCGTCACCGACGCGTTCGCGGCGGCGCGTGCGGACGCGAGCGATCGCGTCGACTCGCTCGACGACGACGCCCGCGAGGATCTCCTGGCTGACTACGCCAACGAGGAACGCGTGCCGCGCGAGGATCTGGCGTCGAGTCCGGACCTCCTCGCCGACGCCGTGGCGGTCTTCGAGACCACGGAGACGCTGGACCGACCGACGAGCGTCCTCGTCGCCCAGTCGATCCGCCGGAGCGAGGCGGCCGCCGACGAGCCCGTCCCCTCCGGGTTCCTGTCGCTGTCGGCCGAGGAGATCGAGCCGTTTATCGAGCAGCACGCGGCCTCGGTACTGTACTTCTGGCGCGACGACTGCGAGCCCTGCGAGTCGGTCAAGCGGGACTTCGAGACGGTCCTCGACCGGAATCGGATTCCCGAGAGCGTCGGGTTCGCGGCCGTCTACGGTCCCGACTACGTCGACACGCTCCGCGAGGAGTACGAGGTCGGCGCGGCGCCGACGATCCTCTTCTGTGCGGGCGGGGAGATCGACTCGCGGTACGTCGGCACCCCCGGCGTCGACGCGCTCGAAACCGAACTGTCCGTCCTCCTCGACGAGGCCGGCGTGTAG
- a CDS encoding aldehyde dehydrogenase family protein, giving the protein MSLATQERYHLFIDGEDAAPAGEEYRTTIDPATEKPIAEYAAATAEDVDRAVAAAQRAQAEWETKDPGERGALLRDVADAVRENANRLAEIETRDQGKPLGYAKQLIQGAAATFDFYAGAADKIQGDSIPIGEDGVDFTMREPYGVSAQIIPWNTPLNLTAQGIAPALAAGNAVVVKPAPTTPLPPLHLAEICTEAGVPDGLINVVTGATEPGAALSGHEDVDTISFTGSVPTGQAVMESAAKNITPVTLELGGKNPAVVMPDADLEGAVTAVQIGIFSNTGQICAAADRAIVHEDVYDEFVEMIVERAEGYELGAGMDDPDMGPLNHEAHLEEVMDYIETGIEEGATLETGGEAPDRDGYFVEPTVFSDVDTGMTIAQEEIFGPVLCVIPFSDQDEAIEIANDIELGLTSGVFSQDLDTALRMTKEIEAGTVYVNQWFGGSTATPFGGYKKSGIGREMGMYAFESHLQTKNVCIDIS; this is encoded by the coding sequence ATGTCACTCGCAACCCAGGAACGATACCACCTGTTCATCGACGGCGAAGACGCAGCGCCCGCCGGCGAGGAGTACCGGACGACGATCGACCCCGCGACCGAGAAACCGATCGCGGAGTACGCCGCCGCGACGGCAGAAGACGTCGACCGCGCGGTCGCGGCCGCCCAGCGCGCCCAGGCCGAGTGGGAGACGAAAGACCCCGGTGAGCGCGGCGCGCTCCTCCGGGACGTCGCTGACGCGGTCCGGGAGAACGCCAACCGACTCGCGGAGATCGAGACGCGCGATCAGGGCAAGCCGCTCGGATACGCGAAGCAGTTGATCCAGGGCGCGGCGGCGACGTTCGACTTCTACGCGGGCGCGGCCGACAAGATCCAGGGCGACAGCATCCCGATCGGCGAGGACGGCGTCGACTTCACGATGCGCGAGCCATACGGCGTGAGCGCGCAGATCATCCCCTGGAACACGCCCCTGAACCTCACGGCCCAGGGGATCGCCCCCGCGCTCGCTGCGGGCAACGCGGTCGTCGTCAAGCCCGCGCCCACGACGCCCCTCCCGCCGCTGCACCTCGCGGAGATCTGCACGGAGGCGGGCGTCCCCGACGGGCTGATCAACGTCGTCACCGGCGCGACCGAACCCGGCGCGGCGCTGTCGGGCCACGAGGACGTCGACACCATCTCCTTTACTGGGAGCGTCCCGACCGGCCAGGCCGTGATGGAGTCCGCCGCGAAGAACATCACGCCCGTCACCCTCGAACTCGGCGGGAAGAACCCCGCCGTGGTGATGCCCGATGCCGACCTCGAAGGGGCCGTCACCGCGGTCCAGATCGGCATCTTCAGCAACACCGGCCAGATCTGTGCGGCCGCCGACCGCGCGATCGTCCACGAGGACGTCTACGACGAGTTCGTCGAGATGATCGTCGAGCGCGCCGAGGGGTACGAACTCGGCGCCGGGATGGACGACCCCGATATGGGCCCGCTCAACCACGAGGCCCACCTCGAAGAGGTGATGGACTACATCGAGACCGGTATCGAGGAGGGCGCCACGCTGGAGACGGGCGGCGAAGCCCCCGACCGCGACGGTTACTTCGTCGAGCCGACGGTGTTCTCCGACGTCGACACCGGGATGACGATCGCCCAAGAGGAGATCTTCGGCCCGGTCCTCTGTGTGATCCCCTTCTCCGACCAGGACGAGGCGATCGAGATCGCCAACGATATCGAACTCGGCCTCACGAGCGGCGTCTTCTCCCAGGACCTCGACACGGCGCTGCGGATGACAAAGGAGATCGAGGCCGGCACCGTCTACGTGAATCAGTGGTTCGGCGGCTCGACGGCGACCCCGTTCGGCGGCTACAAGAAGAGCGGGATCGGCCGCGAGATGGGGATGTACGCCTTCGAGTCCCACCTCCAGACGAAGAACGTCTGCATCGACATCTCCTGA
- a CDS encoding ABC transporter substrate-binding protein: MTDDTPDDGSLDRRTYLAALATTAATGLAGCGGGGGGGGGGSGSGGSDGSGSDGGGSQELGERVPAFNGVALGGVAGASGIEQSMLHVQTQLSEILGVRMNVDVKELTTFWNEAYNDARTFNLHVDLSPPFPRNLDPNGMIVPYHIRNAGANGGDNVANYADCEFSELVTQQQSAPNPEQRRELVTEAVASASEDITPITLTTVTNASAFRTDQLDGAEVGEAGPNTRNPEWLWNTSPRGGADGIVSSMTPGNMPSVAYMAGRPSTPWNGTVYLPLVIRDKNYELRPGIATDWTVEDQYQTFTFQLNEEATFHNGEPVTAQDAKWTLEFLDENAAQFPPVASYPYESITAVDETTLEVTMENSQPGWLPGFVPVWSGVLPQDVWVDAGAEDNPTDPDLDEIVGSGPYQVTDFQPRQLLAMEPYEDHFIDVQGNLTYRGFQDNQSARRAFEEGSLNLILNISNETQNQVSEALGDNVRVVSSNSFVSYELRSQHSFAPTMFPEFRHAVSQSINRTLIDQFLNGGDGEPELHSSLLGKAHPWRPDSNDPLTRIADSPTANRERARQILSDAGWGWDNQGRLHYPPDKDLTPQWPEGSSPCENPDDFPCLPELCE, from the coding sequence ATGACAGACGACACACCAGACGATGGGAGTCTCGACCGACGAACGTACCTCGCGGCCCTCGCGACCACCGCGGCGACCGGCCTGGCCGGCTGCGGCGGTGGCGGTGGCGGCGGAGGCGGCGGGTCCGGTTCCGGCGGCTCCGACGGCTCGGGATCGGACGGTGGCGGCAGTCAGGAACTCGGCGAGCGGGTGCCGGCGTTCAACGGGGTCGCGCTCGGCGGCGTCGCCGGCGCCTCGGGCATCGAGCAGTCGATGCTGCACGTCCAGACGCAACTGAGCGAGATCCTCGGCGTCCGGATGAACGTCGACGTCAAGGAGCTCACGACCTTCTGGAACGAGGCGTACAACGACGCCCGGACGTTCAATCTCCACGTCGACCTCTCGCCGCCGTTCCCGCGGAACCTCGATCCGAACGGGATGATCGTCCCCTACCACATCCGCAACGCGGGCGCCAACGGCGGCGACAACGTCGCCAACTACGCCGACTGTGAGTTCTCCGAGCTCGTCACCCAGCAGCAGTCCGCGCCGAATCCGGAACAGCGCCGGGAGCTCGTCACTGAGGCCGTCGCGTCCGCATCAGAGGACATCACGCCGATCACGCTGACCACCGTCACGAACGCCAGCGCGTTCCGAACCGACCAACTCGACGGCGCCGAGGTCGGCGAAGCGGGCCCCAACACGCGGAACCCCGAGTGGCTCTGGAACACCTCGCCGCGGGGCGGCGCCGACGGCATCGTCTCCAGTATGACGCCCGGCAATATGCCGAGCGTCGCCTATATGGCCGGTCGCCCGTCGACGCCGTGGAACGGCACGGTCTATCTCCCCCTGGTCATCCGCGACAAGAACTACGAACTGCGCCCGGGGATCGCGACCGACTGGACGGTCGAGGACCAGTACCAGACGTTCACCTTCCAGCTCAACGAAGAGGCGACCTTCCACAACGGCGAGCCCGTCACCGCACAGGACGCCAAGTGGACCCTGGAGTTCCTCGACGAGAACGCCGCGCAGTTCCCGCCCGTCGCGAGCTACCCCTACGAGTCGATCACCGCGGTCGACGAGACGACCCTGGAGGTCACGATGGAGAACTCCCAGCCCGGGTGGCTCCCCGGTTTCGTCCCGGTCTGGAGCGGCGTGCTCCCCCAGGACGTCTGGGTCGACGCGGGCGCCGAGGACAACCCGACGGACCCGGACCTCGACGAGATCGTCGGCTCCGGGCCGTACCAGGTCACCGACTTCCAGCCCCGCCAGCTCCTCGCGATGGAGCCCTACGAGGACCACTTCATCGACGTCCAGGGCAACCTCACCTACCGGGGCTTCCAGGACAACCAGAGCGCCCGCCGGGCCTTCGAGGAGGGCTCGCTCAATCTGATCTTGAACATCTCCAACGAGACCCAAAATCAGGTGAGCGAGGCCCTCGGCGACAACGTCCGCGTCGTGAGCTCGAACTCCTTCGTCTCCTACGAGCTCCGCTCCCAGCACTCCTTCGCGCCGACGATGTTCCCCGAGTTCCGCCACGCCGTCTCCCAGTCGATCAACCGCACGCTGATCGACCAGTTCCTCAACGGCGGCGACGGCGAGCCCGAACTGCACTCCTCGCTCCTGGGCAAGGCGCACCCGTGGCGGCCCGACAGCAACGACCCGCTCACGCGGATCGCGGACTCGCCGACGGCGAACCGCGAGCGTGCGCGGCAGATCCTCAGCGACGCGGGCTGGGGCTGGGACAATCAGGGCCGGCTCCACTACCCGCCGGACAAGGACCTGACGCCGCAGTGGCCCGAGGGCTCCTCGCCGTGTGAGAACCCCGACGACTTCCCCTGCCTGCCCGAGCTCTGCGAGTGA
- a CDS encoding NAD(P)/FAD-dependent oxidoreductase, with protein sequence MTHDLIIVGTGPAGLTAGAYAGRSGLDVLFFERESIGGDLVNRHEVRSYPGFPDGISGTELRGKMVEAAEAYDPEVQLETVERIEPGEPHVLHTGGNEYEATAVILAPGGTEQRLGVPSEEEYEGRGVFHCAACDGPLYRDERIAVVGGRNHALIDAVFLTEYASEVLLVDSKPELDGDDTLVDEVTSHPDIEVRTDTTVTEVVGEDGLLTGVEVERGGSSETERLELGGLNVNVGCVPNTGFLEGTVDLDDEGRIVVDHRMESSAPGIYAAGDARQDSPLEIAAAVGDGTTAITAAKEYIARHGE encoded by the coding sequence GTGACACACGATCTCATCATCGTCGGGACCGGACCGGCCGGACTGACCGCAGGCGCCTACGCGGGCCGGAGCGGTCTCGACGTCCTGTTCTTCGAGCGCGAGTCCATCGGCGGCGACCTGGTCAACCGCCACGAGGTCCGGTCGTATCCCGGCTTCCCCGACGGCATCTCCGGGACGGAGCTCCGCGGCAAGATGGTCGAGGCCGCGGAGGCGTACGACCCCGAGGTCCAACTGGAGACCGTCGAGCGGATCGAACCGGGCGAGCCGCACGTCCTCCACACCGGGGGCAACGAGTACGAGGCGACCGCCGTCATCCTCGCGCCCGGCGGGACCGAACAGCGCCTCGGCGTCCCCAGCGAGGAGGAGTACGAGGGCCGCGGCGTCTTCCACTGTGCGGCCTGCGACGGCCCGCTGTACCGCGACGAGCGGATCGCGGTCGTCGGCGGCCGGAACCACGCGCTCATCGACGCCGTGTTCCTGACCGAGTACGCCTCGGAGGTGCTTCTCGTCGACTCGAAGCCGGAGCTCGACGGCGACGACACGCTCGTCGACGAGGTGACATCCCACCCCGACATCGAGGTGCGGACCGACACGACCGTCACCGAAGTCGTCGGCGAGGACGGCCTCCTGACCGGCGTCGAGGTCGAGCGCGGCGGCTCGAGCGAGACCGAGAGGCTGGAGCTGGGCGGCCTCAACGTCAACGTCGGCTGCGTCCCGAACACCGGCTTCCTGGAGGGGACCGTCGACCTCGACGACGAGGGGCGAATCGTCGTCGACCACCGGATGGAGTCGAGCGCGCCGGGCATCTACGCCGCCGGCGACGCCCGCCAGGACAGCCCCCTCGAGATCGCCGCCGCGGTCGGCGACGGCACCACGGCGATCACCGCGGCGAAGGAGTACATCGCCCGGCACGGCGAGTGA
- a CDS encoding zinc-binding dehydrogenase: MKAARLYGEEDIRIDDVEAPTPGPGEVLVDVAACGICGSDLHFYQHPDDFFDDEDLPLTLGHEIGGTIAETGEGVDIEVGTEVVLGPHTPCGECWCCEEGKYNLCRDLNATSARPGGYAEQVVESADNAVPLPENVSPEDAAIAQPVSVGLHAVRQSPLGIGDSVAVVGAGPIGLGAIRSAKAAGAGPIYVSEPQDSRREVAAEFGADVLVDPSEEDAVERIREETGRGVDVAFEAVGHENTLRQAVESTRADGHTTVIGVFSDSVEFEPQLLVQDQRTVGGSTSHLLGPRLTEEYGVVIRQLERGDLDADRYVTSRIGLDDVVSDGFEALLADDSDERKILVCP, encoded by the coding sequence GTGAAAGCAGCCAGACTCTACGGTGAGGAAGACATCCGTATCGACGACGTGGAGGCGCCGACGCCGGGGCCCGGAGAGGTCCTCGTGGACGTCGCGGCCTGCGGGATCTGCGGCTCGGACCTGCACTTCTACCAGCACCCCGACGACTTCTTCGACGACGAGGACCTCCCGCTGACGCTCGGCCACGAGATCGGCGGGACGATCGCCGAGACCGGCGAGGGCGTCGACATCGAAGTCGGCACCGAAGTCGTCCTCGGCCCCCACACCCCCTGCGGCGAGTGCTGGTGCTGCGAGGAGGGCAAGTACAACCTCTGTCGCGACCTGAACGCGACGTCGGCCCGCCCCGGCGGCTACGCCGAGCAGGTCGTCGAGAGCGCCGACAACGCGGTCCCTCTCCCCGAAAATGTCTCCCCCGAGGACGCCGCGATCGCCCAGCCGGTCAGCGTCGGCCTCCACGCGGTCCGCCAGTCCCCGCTCGGCATCGGCGACAGCGTCGCCGTCGTCGGCGCGGGGCCCATCGGCCTCGGCGCGATCCGCTCGGCGAAGGCGGCCGGCGCGGGACCGATCTACGTCTCCGAGCCCCAGGACTCGCGCCGCGAGGTGGCCGCGGAGTTCGGCGCGGACGTCCTCGTCGATCCGAGCGAGGAGGACGCCGTCGAGCGGATCCGCGAGGAGACGGGCCGCGGCGTCGACGTCGCCTTCGAGGCCGTCGGCCACGAGAACACGCTGCGTCAGGCCGTGGAATCGACCCGCGCGGACGGCCACACCACGGTGATCGGCGTGTTCAGCGACTCGGTCGAGTTCGAGCCGCAACTGCTCGTCCAGGACCAGCGGACGGTCGGCGGGTCGACCTCGCACCTTCTCGGGCCGCGCCTGACCGAGGAGTACGGCGTGGTGATCCGCCAGCTCGAACGCGGCGACCTCGACGCCGACCGCTACGTCACCTCGCGGATCGGCCTCGACGACGTCGTTTCCGACGGCTTCGAGGCGCTCCTGGCCGACGACAGCGACGAGCGGAAGATCCTCGTCTGTCCGTAG
- a CDS encoding UGSC family (seleno)protein, protein MGLITPGSDTEDTEQQPLVPRVDSLDGKTIGLYDNGKPAAEPLLTAVKEKLEARYPDAEFTWYHVEHLNQIKNDDEQDAVKEWAAGVDTAIGAIGDCGSCTKFLAWGVELIEDAGTPGVGLIDEGFELDYQSNAIERGRPLRYKKTPVRCETTDLDRVREEVTEEVVDGIVDELTRELNDKERADPVPQ, encoded by the coding sequence ATGGGACTCATCACACCCGGTTCGGACACCGAAGACACCGAACAGCAGCCGCTCGTCCCCCGCGTCGACTCGCTCGACGGCAAGACCATCGGCCTCTACGACAACGGCAAGCCGGCCGCGGAGCCGCTTCTCACGGCCGTCAAGGAGAAACTGGAAGCGCGCTACCCCGACGCCGAGTTCACGTGGTACCACGTCGAGCACCTCAATCAGATCAAGAACGACGACGAGCAGGACGCCGTCAAGGAGTGGGCCGCCGGAGTCGACACCGCGATCGGCGCCATCGGCGACTGCGGCTCCTGTACGAAGTTCCTCGCGTGGGGCGTCGAGCTCATCGAGGACGCCGGCACGCCCGGCGTCGGCCTGATCGACGAGGGCTTCGAGCTCGACTACCAGTCGAACGCGATCGAGCGCGGCCGACCCCTGCGCTACAAGAAGACGCCCGTGCGCTGTGAGACGACCGACCTCGACCGCGTGCGCGAGGAGGTCACAGAAGAGGTCGTCGACGGCATCGTCGACGAGCTCACCCGCGAACTGAACGACAAGGAACGCGCCGACCCGGTGCCGCAGTAA